Proteins found in one Larimichthys crocea isolate SSNF chromosome I, L_crocea_2.0, whole genome shotgun sequence genomic segment:
- the LOC109138283 gene encoding tripartite motif-containing protein 16-like, producing the protein MAQQGNKLDRETFSCPICLDLLKDPVTIPCGHSYCMNCIQNFWDGEDEKRIHSCPQCRQTFTPRPVLKKNTMLAALVEELKKTGLQAAPADHCYAGPEDVACDVCTGRKLKALKSCLVCLASYCEKHLQPHHDVAPLKKHKLVEPSKKLQENICSRHDEVMKMFCRTDQQCICYLCSVDEHKGHDTVSAAAERTERQRELEVSRLNIQQRIQDREKDVKELQQEVEAINGSADKAVEDSEKIFTELIRLMEKRRSDVKQQVRSQQETEVSRVKDLQEKLEQEITELKRKDAELEKLSHTEDHNQFLHNYPSLSRLSQSTDSSSINIRPLRDFEDVTAAVSELRDKLQDVLRDQRTNISLTDTEVHVSLSGPEPEPKTRAEFLKYSRELTLDPNTANTQLLLSEGNRKVTLMKQPQSYSSHPDRFTYWVQVLSRERLTGRCYWEVERRGGGVDVAVTYKNISRAGSSDECRFGYNDKSWRLYCDTNSYNFWYNKVRTPVSGPQSSRVGVYLDHSAGILSFYSVSETMTLLHRVQTTFTQPLYAGLCIYYGSSAELCEVK; encoded by the coding sequence atggcgcagcaaggaaataaactggaccgggaaaccttctcttgtccgatctgtctggatctactgaaggatccggtgactattccctgtggacacagctactgcatgaactgtattcaaaacttctgggatggagaggatgagaagagaatccacagctgccctcagtgtaggcagaccttcacaccgaggcctgtcctgaagaaaaacaccatgttagcagctttagtggaggaactgaagaagactggactccaagctgctcctgctgatcactgctatgctggacctgaagatgtggcctgtgatgtctgcactgggagaaaactgaaagctctgaagtcctgtctggtctgtctggcctcttactgtgagaaacacctccagcctcatcatgatgtagctccattaaagaaacacaagctggtggagccctccaagaagctccaggagaacatctgctctcgtcatgatgaggtgatgaagatgttctgccgtactgatcagcagtgtatctgttatctctgctctgtggatgaacataaaggccacgacacagtctcagctgcagcagaaaggactgagaggcagagagagctcgaggtgagtcgactaaacatccagcagagaatccaggacagagagaaagatgtgaaggagctccaacaggaggtggaggctatcaatggctctgctgataaagcagtggaggacagtgagaagatcttcactgagctgatccgtctcatggagaaaagaaggtctgatgtgaagcagcaggtcagatcccagcaggaaactgaagtgagtcgagtcaaagatcttcaggagaagctggagcaggagatcactgagctgaagaggaaagacgctgagctggagaagctctcacacacagaggaccacaaccagtttctacacaactacccctcactgtcacgactcagccaatctacagactcatccagcatcaatatccgtcctctgagggactttgaggatgtgacagctgctgtgtcagagctcagagataaactacaggacgttctgagggaccaacggacaaacatctcactgacagacactgaagtccatgtttcactgtcaggaccagaaccagagcccaagaccagagctgagttcttaaaatattcacgtgaactcacactggatccaaacacagcaaacacacagctgttattatctgaggggaacagaaaagtgacattaatgaaacaacctcagtcttattctagtcacccagacagattcacttaTTGGGTtcaggtcctgagtagagagagactgactggacgttgttactgggaggtggagaggagaggaggaggagttgatgtagcagtcacatacaagaatatcagcagagcagggagctcAGATGAATGTAGATTTGGAtacaatgacaaatcttggagGTTATattgtgacacaaacagttatAACTTTTGGTACAACAAAGTCCGCactcccgtctcaggtcctcagtcctccagagttggagtgtacctggatcacagtgcaggtattctgtccttctacagcgtctctgaaaccatgactctcctccacagagtccagaccacgttcactcagcctctctatgctggactttgtatttattatggatcctctgctgagttgtgtgaagtcaaatag